In the Sandaracinus amylolyticus genome, CAGGCGTGGCTCGACTACCAGCACGAGGTCGGGCTCCGACACCGCAAGCCGGGGAAGAACGCGACCGACGGTGTCGCGTCGGTTCCGCACATCCCGCTGCGCTACGTCCTCGCGTTCGTGATGCCGCTCTCGGCGACGATGACGCCCTTCCTCGCGAAGAAGGGCCATCCGCCCGAGACCGTCGCGAAGATGCGCGACGCGTGGACGAAGGCGGTGCAGCTCACCGCGATCCTGTGGTCCGAGCCGTACGTGAAGGACGGCGAGTTCTGATCCCCGAGCCCCCGACGACGAAGGAGCGAATCACCATGGCGACCATCACGACCCGCGACGGAACGACGATCTACTACCGCGACTGGGGCAAGGGACAGCCCGTGCTCTTCAGCCACGGCTGGCCGCTCACCGGCGACGCCTGGGAGGACCAGATGATGCTCTTCGCGTCGAACGGCTTCCGCGCGATCGCCCACGATCGACGCGGCCACGGCCGCTCGAGCCAGCCCTCCGAGGGCAACCACATGGATCAGTACGCGGACGATCTGCAGGAGCTGATCGAGGCGCTCGATCTCCAGAAGCTGATCCTGATCGGCCACTCGACGGGAGGCGGCGAGGTGACGCGCTACATCGGGCGCCACGGCACGAAGCGCGTCGCGAAGCTCGTGCTCGTCGGCGCGGTGCCGCCGATCATGCTGAAGACCGCGGCGGCGCCCGGTGGGCTCCCGATCGAGGCGTTCGACGCGATCCGCAAGGGCGTCGCCGAGGATCGCTCGCAGTTCTACCAGGACCTCACGACGCCGTTCTTCGGTGCGAACCGCCCGGGCGCGAAGGTCTCGCAGGGCACGCGCGACAGCTTCTGGCTCCAGGGGATGATGGGCGGCCTGAAGAACCAGTACGAGTGCATCGCGGCGTTCTCGGCGACCGACTTCACGCAGGACCTCGCGCGGGTCGACGTGCCGACGCTCGTCATCCACGGCGACGACGATCAGATCGTGCCCTTCGCGAACTCGGCGAAGCGCACGGTCGAGCTGGTGAAGGGCGCGAAGCTGAAGGTCTATCCGGGCGGCGATCACGGCCTCGCGCAGACGCGCAAGGTCGAGCTCGGCGACGACCTGCTCGCGTTCGCTCGAGCGTGATCCCCGCGGGGCGCGGCATCTTCGTTCGTCATTCGACGATTGCGATCGCAACGGATCTGGTCTTCGTTACGATCCGGAGCTTGCCGCGCCCCCTCGCAACACCCCGGGACATCCTCGACTCGATGCGCGAGACGATCGCGCAACCCGACGACCTCGTGGCCGAGGGCCGCGAGTGGCCGGAGGTGTCGGTGGTCGCGATGGACTACCGGGCCTCGGGCTCGTTCGTCGCTCCGCCGCTCGCGAGCTACGTCGTGTGCACGATCGCGGGGACGACCGCGTACATGGCGCGCGAGGAGTGCCGCGACGGAGTGCCGCCGCACCTTCCCGACCGCAGCATCATCGTGAACGCGGTCGGTCGCGGCGGGCACTACGTGTGGACCGGGCCGCACCACGCGAACATGGTGAGCATCTCGCCGTCGGTCGTGGAGCGCGCGGCGGTCGAGGGCGGGCTGGTGCGCCCGGCGCGGCTCTCGATCGTGCAGTCGTTCGGCGTGCACGATCCGGTGTGCGAGCACGTGGTGTACGCGCTCGCCGCGGAGCGACGGCTCGCGCCGCACGCGATGCAGACGCTGATGATCGAGACGCTCACCAGCGCGCTCGCCATCCGGCTGGTCGCGCGGTTCAACGCGTCGAGCACGACGGACGAGCGCGAGCTCGGCGGGCTCGGCGTGCGGACGCTCGCGAAGATCGATGCGTACCTCCGCGACTCGACCGGTCCGATCAGCCTCGAAGAGCTGGCGCGGCTCGCGGGGGTGAGCCGGTTCCACTTCACGCGGCAGTTCAAGCGCGCGACCGGCGAGACGCCGATGGCGTACGTGCGTCGGCTGCGCGTGGAGCGCGCGAAGGAGCTCCTGCTCGCGACCGACATGAGCCTCGCGGACATCGCGGCCCACGTCGGGTTCGCCGATCAGAGCCACTTCACGCGCGTGTTCCGATCGATCGTGGGCACGACGCCGGCGCGGTTCGGCGAGCGACGACATCGCCGCCGCGATCCCTCGGGCTCTCGCTCGACCTGAGCGGGAGCACGGACGTACCGAGCGAGAGCACGCACGTACAATCGTCGGGCGCGCGTGTCGCGCGAATGTCCACGGATGGACATGTCGCAGCACTCTGGGTCCGGAGCACCGGAGCGGAGCGCAGGAGATCTGGGCGAGTACGGCGCCGGCCCATGGGCACCCGACGGTCCCTTCGCAACCCGTCGCGGCGTGCGCGCCGACGGCACGCGCGTGTTCCTCACCACCGTGACCTCGGGCGGGTCGGCGCTGGAGATGGATCAGCTGGAGCGCGTGATCGCGCTGCGCGACGTGCTCGATCCCGCGTGGGCCACGCAGCCGCTCGATCTCCTGGTCGTCGACGGACGACCGGTGCTCGTGCTCGCCGATCCCGCGGCCGCGTCGCTCGACGCGCGATCGGCGGGACCGATCGACGTGGGGGCGTTCCTCCGGATCGCGATCGGATGCGCACGATCCCTCGCGGCGCTGCACGCACGCGCGCTGGTCCACGGCGACGTGCGGCCCGCGAGCCTGCTCTTCGATCCCGAGTCCGATCGGGTGTGGCTCGCGCGGCTGCACCGCTGCGGGCCGCCGAGCGATGCGCCGCAGAGCGGCCAGGATCTGCCGGCGTCGATGCTTCCCTACGTGTCGCCGGAGCGCACCGGGCGCGTGCCGAGCGGCATCGACGAGCGCAGCGATCTCTACTCGCTCGGGGTGACGCTCTACGAGCTCCTCGCCGGCACGGTCCCGTTCGCCGCCGAGGATCGTATGGAGCTGGTGCACGCCCACGTCGCGCGGCGCCCGCCGCCGCTCGAGGAGCGATGCGAGGGCGTGCCCGCGATCGTCTGCACGATCGTGACGACGCTGCTCGCGAAGCACCCCGACGATCGCTATCGCACGGCCGCGGGGCTCGAGGCGGATCTGGTGCGCTGCGCCGAGGCGTGGGCGCGCGGCGCGCTCGAGCCGTTCCCGCTGCGCTCGACCGAGAGCGTGG is a window encoding:
- a CDS encoding alpha/beta fold hydrolase; translation: MATITTRDGTTIYYRDWGKGQPVLFSHGWPLTGDAWEDQMMLFASNGFRAIAHDRRGHGRSSQPSEGNHMDQYADDLQELIEALDLQKLILIGHSTGGGEVTRYIGRHGTKRVAKLVLVGAVPPIMLKTAAAPGGLPIEAFDAIRKGVAEDRSQFYQDLTTPFFGANRPGAKVSQGTRDSFWLQGMMGGLKNQYECIAAFSATDFTQDLARVDVPTLVIHGDDDQIVPFANSAKRTVELVKGAKLKVYPGGDHGLAQTRKVELGDDLLAFARA
- a CDS encoding helix-turn-helix transcriptional regulator, with the translated sequence MRETIAQPDDLVAEGREWPEVSVVAMDYRASGSFVAPPLASYVVCTIAGTTAYMAREECRDGVPPHLPDRSIIVNAVGRGGHYVWTGPHHANMVSISPSVVERAAVEGGLVRPARLSIVQSFGVHDPVCEHVVYALAAERRLAPHAMQTLMIETLTSALAIRLVARFNASSTTDERELGGLGVRTLAKIDAYLRDSTGPISLEELARLAGVSRFHFTRQFKRATGETPMAYVRRLRVERAKELLLATDMSLADIAAHVGFADQSHFTRVFRSIVGTTPARFGERRHRRRDPSGSRST